One genomic segment of Aliidiomarina minuta includes these proteins:
- the glnL gene encoding nitrogen regulation protein NR(II) codes for MTAQAILQQMVTAILIIDSNGLIRFANASAESILAGSSRRLKDAPLESLFQYSSFDFHILHEAQQQQKSLSDSDVSLVLHDGKTMTVELVVSPCELDNGESGQLLELRQVDLIRRLNQEQAQQHQLAAAQKLVRGLAHEIKNPLGGIRGAAQLLAGKLAEAGLREYTQLIITQSDRLRELVDRLLGPNQPGQRQNKNLHELIENSLQVLSLDKPEGVAFIKDYDPSIPEIRVAGHQLEQVLLNIIKNAVLAVGQQGNVTVRTRVVHQETIYGKRYRQCALVKIVDSGPGIDPLLKDTLFYPLVSGREGGTGLGLSIAQSLVHQHAGKIEVNSRPGHTEFVIYIPYSEEEIYADKESIA; via the coding sequence ATGACAGCGCAGGCTATTTTACAACAAATGGTAACCGCGATACTTATCATTGATAGCAACGGACTTATCCGTTTTGCTAATGCTTCTGCTGAAAGTATTCTGGCTGGCAGTTCCCGACGCCTCAAAGACGCGCCACTGGAGAGTCTTTTCCAATATTCCAGTTTCGATTTCCATATCCTGCATGAAGCCCAGCAGCAGCAGAAAAGCCTGTCCGACAGTGATGTTTCGCTGGTTTTGCATGATGGCAAGACAATGACTGTGGAACTGGTCGTATCGCCCTGTGAACTGGATAACGGTGAGAGCGGGCAATTGCTGGAATTACGTCAGGTGGACCTTATTCGTCGCCTGAATCAGGAACAGGCTCAACAGCATCAGTTAGCGGCCGCGCAAAAACTAGTTCGTGGGTTGGCCCATGAAATTAAAAACCCCTTAGGCGGCATTCGTGGCGCCGCACAATTGCTCGCGGGAAAGCTCGCAGAAGCGGGGTTACGAGAATATACGCAGCTTATCATTACCCAGTCGGATCGGCTGCGCGAACTGGTAGACCGGCTACTGGGCCCCAATCAGCCAGGTCAGCGACAGAATAAGAACCTGCATGAGCTGATTGAAAATAGCTTGCAGGTATTGTCGCTGGATAAACCCGAAGGGGTCGCTTTTATCAAAGATTATGACCCCAGCATTCCAGAAATCCGGGTAGCTGGCCATCAGTTGGAGCAGGTACTGCTTAACATTATCAAAAATGCGGTGCTGGCTGTGGGACAACAAGGCAATGTCACAGTACGCACTCGTGTAGTGCATCAGGAAACTATTTATGGCAAACGTTATCGGCAGTGTGCCCTGGTAAAAATTGTCGATAGCGGACCGGGTATCGACCCGCTGCTAAAAGACACCTTGTTTTATCCGTTAGTGAGTGGCCGTGAAGGCGGCACCGGGCTGGGGCTTTCTATTGCACAGTCTCTGGTACACCAGCATGCAGGAAAGATTGAAGTGAATAGTCGCCCCGGACATACCGAATTTGTAATTTATATTCCCTACTCAGAAGAAGAAATTTATGCAGATAAGGAATCGATAGCATGA
- the ntrC gene encoding nitrogen regulation protein NR(I), with protein sequence MSSSVWILDDDESIRWVLERAFSDAGWETQVFADPEGFLACCNQAERSLAWPDLVLTDVRMPGMDGMQVLAELQRKAPRLPVLVMTAHSDLDSAVSAYKGGAFEYLPKPFDLDEVLQVAERAVRARKHNSKAAVAEPVTDIIGEAPAMQEVFRAVGRLSRSSVSVLLTGASGTGKELVAHALHKHSKRANKPFVALNMAAIPAELIESELFGHEKGAFTGALQKRIGRFQQADGGTLFLDEIGDMPVAVQTRLLRVLAEGQFYPVGSHQLVSTDVRIIAATHQDLRKAVAAGRFRDDLYHRLNVIHVRLPTLAERRDDIAALARYFLTQASVELDMPVKRLSTQALHALKAAPWPGNVRQLENTCRWLTVMAPSDEVDVGDLPDDILTSTETINENNWATTLQKELDRAFRGKKANALQPFEKQFKELAMQAALKASGGHRQQAAQILGWGRNTLTRKLKT encoded by the coding sequence ATGAGCAGTTCGGTCTGGATTCTGGATGATGACGAATCAATACGCTGGGTGCTGGAACGCGCCTTCAGTGATGCGGGGTGGGAAACTCAGGTATTTGCTGATCCAGAAGGTTTCCTGGCCTGTTGCAATCAGGCTGAACGCAGCCTGGCATGGCCTGACTTAGTGCTCACCGATGTACGTATGCCAGGTATGGACGGCATGCAGGTACTGGCAGAACTGCAACGCAAAGCACCACGACTACCCGTACTGGTTATGACCGCTCATTCAGATCTGGATAGTGCGGTGAGCGCCTATAAAGGCGGAGCTTTTGAATACCTGCCAAAACCCTTTGATTTAGATGAAGTGCTGCAGGTTGCAGAGCGCGCGGTCAGAGCCAGAAAACATAATTCGAAAGCGGCTGTTGCTGAACCTGTGACCGATATTATCGGCGAAGCCCCTGCTATGCAGGAAGTATTTCGCGCCGTGGGACGGCTATCGCGCTCCAGTGTGAGCGTGTTACTGACTGGCGCGTCGGGCACGGGTAAAGAGCTGGTTGCTCATGCATTGCACAAACACAGCAAACGCGCGAATAAACCTTTTGTGGCGCTGAACATGGCGGCCATTCCTGCAGAACTTATAGAGTCAGAGCTTTTTGGCCATGAAAAAGGGGCCTTCACCGGAGCTTTGCAAAAACGTATCGGGCGTTTTCAGCAAGCCGATGGCGGGACTTTATTCTTGGATGAAATTGGCGATATGCCGGTTGCAGTGCAAACCCGGCTTTTGCGCGTGCTGGCGGAAGGGCAGTTCTACCCGGTGGGCAGTCATCAACTGGTCAGTACCGATGTTCGCATTATTGCAGCCACGCATCAGGATTTACGTAAAGCAGTAGCTGCGGGTCGCTTTCGTGACGATTTATATCACCGTCTGAATGTTATTCACGTGCGCTTGCCCACACTGGCGGAGCGGCGTGATGATATTGCGGCACTGGCCCGGTACTTTTTAACTCAGGCTTCAGTGGAGCTGGATATGCCGGTAAAACGTCTGTCCACGCAGGCGTTACATGCATTAAAAGCGGCACCCTGGCCGGGGAACGTAAGGCAACTGGAGAACACCTGCCGATGGTTAACAGTGATGGCCCCGAGCGATGAGGTCGATGTTGGCGATCTGCCCGATGATATTCTAACCAGTACAGAAACCATTAATGAAAATAATTGGGCAACCACTCTACAAAAGGAATTGGACCGCGCTTTTCGTGGCAAAAAAGCAAATGCTTTACAACCTTTTGAAAAACAATTTAAGGAACTTGCCATGCAGGCTGCACTCAAAGCTAGTGGCGGTCACCGCCAACAGGCTGCGCAAATTCTAGGCTGGGGTCGCAACACCTTGACACGAAAACTAAAAACGTAA
- a CDS encoding response regulator transcription factor, with protein sequence MANILLIDDDVDLGSMLREYLARDGMQLTTAEDGEEGLEVASDGEFDLILLDIMLPKIDGLQLLKKLRQREVNTSVIMLTARGEDVDRVVGLELGADDYLAKPFYPRELVARIKALLRRSRTSNTVPTEEKLHFAGFVMDSAAAEVNCDQQSLVLTPTEFDILRCLLTHHGQLVTKESLSNLALGRQLGPFDRSLDVHISNIRKKLPNRPERIQTVRGRGYRVAEEA encoded by the coding sequence ATGGCAAATATATTACTGATTGATGATGATGTTGATTTGGGTTCGATGCTTCGTGAATATTTAGCGCGCGACGGCATGCAACTGACAACCGCAGAAGATGGTGAAGAGGGGCTTGAAGTTGCCTCTGACGGCGAGTTTGACCTTATTTTATTGGATATCATGCTGCCTAAAATTGATGGTCTGCAGTTACTTAAAAAATTACGTCAGCGTGAAGTGAATACCAGCGTTATTATGCTGACAGCTCGTGGTGAAGATGTTGACCGTGTAGTAGGTTTGGAGCTGGGCGCAGACGATTATCTGGCGAAGCCCTTTTACCCACGGGAACTGGTAGCGCGCATTAAAGCTTTGTTAAGACGCAGCCGCACCAGCAATACGGTTCCAACCGAAGAGAAACTACATTTTGCAGGCTTTGTAATGGATTCAGCGGCCGCAGAAGTGAACTGCGATCAGCAATCACTGGTGTTAACACCGACAGAGTTTGATATTCTGCGTTGCTTACTGACTCATCATGGTCAGCTGGTTACCAAAGAAAGCCTTTCTAACCTGGCTTTAGGTCGTCAGTTAGGTCCATTTGACCGTTCGCTGGATGTGCATATTAGCAATATCCGTAAAAAATTACCGAATCGGCCTGAGCGCATTCAAACCGTGCGGGGACGAGGTTACCGAGTAGCAGAAGAAGCCTAA
- a CDS encoding sensor histidine kinase: MSALYLTRPVQPEMMDSDFERTLSPILSQSDNYELLQPGRLLVGDYRVVARKGGPEDSGLELTPGLAQETAAAAIRLLNQDTPLQMPVRGNMVAGPFPMGSAHLVISRPLTVDELAELENQDLQDWLPNIMWMAVAISGFGALVLGVWFVMPLKRLRTATREIAAGSAEPNLGRLPRRRDELGELARTLGSTAIELATSRDAQRRLLSDVSHELRSPLARLQVALDLLETEDVKNSTHWQQLEKDIFRLAGIIDSILWLSRLENGISQLEREPVSLGHLLNDLRGDLIYEHPEYKGRLLLPEEDLPTLETDPILLRLAIENLVRNGFQYGPEEGKVFITADITGTQCCLKILDEGPGVDESKLGELFVPFFRADPSRHHGAGVGLGLALCQRASTVLGGDIEARNHPEGGFEATFCLPLNVTKKK, encoded by the coding sequence ATGTCGGCGCTATATTTAACGCGCCCGGTACAGCCAGAGATGATGGACAGTGATTTTGAACGTACACTGAGCCCTATTCTGAGTCAGTCTGATAACTACGAGTTGTTGCAGCCAGGCCGTTTACTGGTGGGTGACTATCGTGTGGTTGCCCGTAAAGGTGGACCCGAGGATTCAGGCCTGGAATTGACTCCTGGTCTGGCGCAGGAAACCGCCGCCGCAGCTATTCGTTTATTAAATCAGGACACTCCCTTACAAATGCCGGTGCGCGGTAACATGGTTGCTGGCCCTTTTCCTATGGGCAGTGCCCATCTGGTTATCAGTCGCCCATTAACCGTGGACGAACTGGCAGAACTGGAAAACCAGGATCTCCAGGACTGGTTGCCCAACATTATGTGGATGGCAGTAGCGATCAGTGGCTTCGGCGCTCTGGTGCTGGGTGTCTGGTTTGTAATGCCGTTGAAGCGACTACGTACAGCAACCCGTGAAATTGCAGCAGGCAGTGCTGAACCTAATCTTGGTCGTCTGCCCAGACGTCGCGACGAACTTGGTGAACTGGCTCGTACATTAGGCTCCACAGCTATAGAGCTGGCCACATCAAGAGATGCTCAGCGTCGCTTGTTAAGTGACGTTTCCCATGAATTGAGGTCCCCCCTGGCGCGCTTGCAGGTCGCGCTGGATCTATTGGAAACTGAAGACGTTAAGAATTCTACCCATTGGCAACAACTCGAAAAGGATATTTTTCGGCTGGCTGGCATTATTGACAGTATCCTGTGGCTGTCGCGGTTAGAGAACGGCATTAGCCAGTTAGAGCGGGAACCAGTTAGCCTGGGTCATTTACTGAACGACCTGCGTGGGGACCTTATATATGAACACCCCGAGTACAAAGGGCGTCTGCTGTTACCTGAAGAAGATTTACCAACCCTTGAAACCGACCCGATTTTGTTGCGCCTGGCGATAGAAAACCTGGTCCGCAACGGCTTCCAGTATGGGCCTGAAGAAGGTAAGGTATTTATTACCGCTGATATAACAGGCACACAGTGCTGCCTGAAAATACTCGATGAAGGGCCGGGTGTGGATGAAAGTAAACTTGGCGAGCTTTTTGTGCCATTTTTCCGTGCCGACCCTTCCCGCCACCATGGCGCTGGCGTGGGGCTTGGCCTGGCGCTTTGTCAGCGTGCAAGTACGGTTTTAGGTGGGGATATTGAAGCGCGCAACCATCCTGAGGGTGGCTTTGAAGCGACCTTCTGCTTACCATTGAATGTAACTAAGAAAAAATAG
- a CDS encoding alpha/beta fold hydrolase, with amino-acid sequence MINDPKQWLLKRPSDDHPEWALWADRELQSFWEQVQEASFTAADEVKLHYAFYQHPKSRGWVVISPGRIECYIKYKELMLEVAAQGYSVATIDHRGQGFSERISDHPQHGHVEHFDDFVRDFADFMLELKALIGEQPCYLLAHSMGGAIGSLYMASYPHPFRAAALSAPMMGVHTQPVPATIVNSFVRLGHWLNAKLAGNRPRYVTGMQDYSDCTFEANELTHSQARYQWFRALYLDNPQVQVGGPTWQWLMQSMEAMEELPRVAPVIKTPLLILQAEQDRIVKPEPQKDFMRLLTHPLSRLQQVRGSYHEILMESDNIREPAIRSIFDFFEQN; translated from the coding sequence GTGATTAACGATCCTAAGCAGTGGCTGCTTAAGCGTCCCAGCGATGATCATCCCGAATGGGCCCTGTGGGCGGACCGCGAGCTGCAGTCTTTCTGGGAGCAGGTGCAGGAAGCCAGCTTTACGGCGGCCGATGAAGTGAAGCTGCACTACGCTTTTTATCAGCATCCGAAAAGCCGTGGCTGGGTGGTGATATCGCCCGGTCGTATCGAGTGTTACATCAAGTATAAAGAATTGATGCTGGAAGTTGCCGCGCAGGGGTATTCGGTAGCCACTATCGATCATCGCGGCCAGGGCTTTTCTGAACGTATCAGTGACCACCCTCAACATGGTCATGTTGAGCACTTTGACGATTTTGTGCGCGACTTTGCTGATTTTATGCTAGAGCTTAAAGCGCTTATTGGTGAACAGCCCTGTTACCTGCTGGCGCATTCCATGGGCGGCGCTATAGGTTCGCTATACATGGCCAGTTATCCGCACCCGTTTCGGGCCGCGGCCTTGAGTGCCCCTATGATGGGCGTGCACACTCAGCCAGTACCTGCGACGATTGTTAATTCTTTCGTGCGCCTGGGCCATTGGCTGAACGCAAAGCTGGCAGGCAACCGTCCACGTTATGTCACCGGCATGCAGGACTACAGCGACTGCACTTTTGAAGCCAATGAATTGACCCACAGCCAGGCACGTTATCAGTGGTTTCGTGCACTTTATCTGGACAATCCGCAGGTTCAGGTGGGAGGGCCAACCTGGCAGTGGCTGATGCAGTCGATGGAGGCGATGGAGGAGTTACCAAGGGTCGCTCCTGTTATTAAAACGCCTTTGCTTATTTTGCAGGCGGAGCAGGACCGTATTGTAAAACCAGAGCCACAAAAGGACTTCATGAGGTTGCTGACGCATCCGTTGAGCCGTCTACAACAAGTCAGAGGCAGTTACCATGAAATTCTCATGGAGAGCGATAATATTCGTGAACCGGCAATCAGGTCTATATTCGATTTCTTCGAACAGAATTAG
- a CDS encoding tRNA (cytidine(34)-2'-O)-methyltransferase: protein MFHIALYEPRIAPNAGNIIRLAANNGCSLHIIEPMGFDFEEKKLRRAGLDYHDLANVTRYPDYAAFVQAMPNQRILACTTKGSRPYTEIEYQAGDILLFGSETSGLPDAVRDNIPPDQRIRIPMQSDARSLNLSNAVAIISYEAWRQHGFDGGV, encoded by the coding sequence ATGTTCCATATCGCTTTATACGAACCACGAATAGCGCCGAATGCTGGCAATATTATCCGCCTGGCCGCCAATAATGGCTGCAGCCTGCATATTATTGAGCCCATGGGGTTCGATTTTGAGGAAAAGAAATTACGCCGTGCCGGGCTTGATTACCATGATCTTGCCAATGTTACCCGTTATCCTGATTATGCGGCTTTTGTTCAGGCCATGCCTAATCAGCGTATTCTGGCCTGTACAACCAAAGGTAGTCGCCCGTACACCGAAATCGAATATCAAGCGGGAGATATACTTTTGTTTGGTTCTGAAACCAGTGGCCTGCCCGACGCGGTGCGCGATAATATTCCACCCGACCAGCGTATTCGTATACCTATGCAGTCAGATGCCCGCAGTCTCAATCTGTCGAACGCCGTGGCCATCATCAGTTACGAAGCCTGGCGTCAGCACGGATTTGACGGCGGCGTCTAA
- a CDS encoding cyanophycinase → MKNTGMQWVAVLSLLLGVSFTASADDDNEPNWNLMLMGNEPQICSSMNQDACSSKDWIQANDMRTARLFNLSDVRRKEAMRRAIWPRERDEIRDRLTLVLEEMADYFGYGVVPEYRFVDRLRSRAYLDLLSEITEAEYNRLLDSLEMPRLKGLNEEVNLAETKGSSANLLREFVAMAAANSGNEEPLILVVTASARDSFRDIELYQQAFAAAGAQVKWLPVDATLNRAQREGLCESLDSLRRSTTGNYDRARVYPNFHRQQQAFCTNKDAWKELVAEADALFINDGNQSLTRQTFFLRDDEPTELLVGIHAAMRAGELVVGGAGAGAVAMSSGTMVTSGNSREAMKGGSHARRPAAIGCEIDGTCPRGLGTDSLTYHAMGGLGLYPYGVIDTEVSERGRQARMLRLAADTATPLAMGIDRDTALFMNTDSGQFAVRGSGGVIMLESSQGNENMVAGNFHFLRHKSSGRISHSGVSDILLAEQSRYRPESTTTRFLGDTGVYDNLQRLCEGRPQVQLLQEDFSLLMQRTDDTEFKPTQGRCQVTNATIGVAWQPEEQR, encoded by the coding sequence ATGAAAAATACAGGCATGCAATGGGTCGCGGTTCTATCGCTATTACTGGGGGTAAGCTTTACCGCCAGTGCCGACGACGACAATGAACCGAACTGGAACCTGATGCTGATGGGGAATGAGCCGCAGATTTGTTCCAGCATGAACCAGGACGCCTGTAGTTCAAAGGACTGGATCCAGGCTAACGACATGCGCACCGCGCGTTTATTTAACCTCAGTGACGTGCGTCGCAAAGAAGCCATGCGCCGTGCTATCTGGCCCCGCGAACGAGACGAAATTCGTGACCGCCTGACGCTGGTACTGGAAGAAATGGCAGACTATTTTGGTTATGGCGTCGTGCCAGAGTATCGTTTTGTCGATCGCCTGCGTTCACGTGCCTACCTGGATCTGCTCTCAGAAATTACTGAAGCGGAATATAATCGTCTTCTGGATAGCTTGGAAATGCCCCGTTTGAAAGGCCTGAACGAAGAGGTGAACCTGGCAGAAACCAAAGGTTCCAGTGCAAACCTGCTACGTGAATTTGTGGCCATGGCGGCAGCGAATAGCGGAAATGAAGAGCCTTTAATCCTTGTGGTAACCGCTTCTGCGAGAGACTCCTTTCGTGATATCGAACTTTACCAACAGGCTTTTGCCGCTGCCGGCGCTCAGGTTAAATGGCTGCCGGTTGATGCAACGCTAAACCGCGCTCAGCGCGAAGGGTTATGTGAAAGTCTGGACTCACTGCGTCGTAGCACCACGGGGAATTACGATCGGGCCCGGGTGTATCCGAATTTCCATCGTCAGCAACAGGCATTTTGTACCAATAAAGATGCCTGGAAAGAGTTAGTGGCGGAAGCCGATGCGCTCTTTATTAACGACGGCAATCAAAGCCTGACGCGACAGACGTTTTTTCTCCGCGATGACGAGCCTACAGAATTGTTGGTGGGTATTCATGCAGCGATGCGCGCCGGTGAACTGGTCGTTGGCGGTGCCGGTGCAGGGGCCGTAGCTATGTCTTCAGGCACCATGGTTACCAGTGGCAATAGCCGCGAAGCGATGAAAGGCGGATCTCACGCACGTCGTCCAGCCGCGATAGGTTGTGAAATTGACGGCACTTGCCCGCGCGGTTTAGGAACGGACAGCCTTACGTATCATGCTATGGGCGGCCTGGGTTTATATCCTTATGGCGTTATCGACACCGAGGTTTCAGAGCGTGGGCGTCAGGCCCGTATGCTGCGTCTTGCTGCTGATACCGCTACTCCGCTAGCTATGGGTATTGACCGTGATACCGCGCTATTCATGAATACCGACAGCGGACAGTTTGCGGTACGTGGAAGCGGCGGTGTTATTATGCTGGAAAGTAGCCAGGGTAACGAAAACATGGTCGCTGGTAACTTTCACTTCCTCCGCCATAAAAGTAGCGGTAGGATAAGCCATTCAGGTGTCAGTGATATTCTGCTGGCAGAGCAGTCTCGTTACCGCCCTGAATCAACGACCACCCGTTTCCTGGGTGACACAGGTGTGTATGACAATCTGCAGCGCCTATGTGAAGGGCGGCCCCAGGTTCAGCTGTTGCAGGAAGACTTTAGTTTACTCATGCAGCGTACTGATGATACTGAGTTCAAACCGACGCAGGGTCGCTGTCAGGTGACCAACGCCACTATAGGCGTAGCCTGGCAGCCAGAGGAACAACGTTAA
- a CDS encoding Bor family protein gives MKSAVKACIVGAALALTACSSVTIQPEQGAKIVSEPDYQQSKPFFLWGLAGEHRIDVAEVCGGNEPRQMQSLHTPVDGVLNIVTLGIYAPLTARVWC, from the coding sequence ATGAAATCAGCAGTAAAAGCCTGTATCGTCGGCGCCGCTCTGGCGTTGACGGCGTGCTCTAGCGTGACTATCCAGCCGGAACAGGGCGCCAAAATTGTTTCTGAACCGGACTATCAGCAGTCAAAGCCTTTCTTTTTATGGGGCCTGGCAGGTGAACACCGGATAGATGTGGCAGAAGTATGTGGTGGCAATGAACCTCGCCAGATGCAGTCGCTACACACTCCGGTTGATGGTGTTCTCAACATCGTGACACTTGGAATCTATGCACCATTAACTGCCAGAGTCTGGTGTTGA
- a CDS encoding Bor/Iss family lipoprotein, producing the protein MKKMITAAAVALTLSACSTIHFDRDDTAVTSPEVSQWHHNFVLALYEASDPVDLNYACRGEDKQWSTVRTEQSFVNGLAGSFTYALWSPKTVAVTCE; encoded by the coding sequence ATGAAAAAAATGATTACAGCAGCAGCGGTTGCGCTGACGTTAAGTGCTTGTTCAACTATTCACTTTGATCGTGATGATACAGCAGTGACCTCACCAGAGGTGAGTCAGTGGCACCATAACTTTGTGCTGGCACTTTACGAAGCAAGCGATCCGGTTGATCTGAACTATGCTTGTAGAGGTGAGGATAAACAGTGGAGCACGGTCCGTACTGAGCAAAGCTTTGTAAATGGATTGGCGGGAAGCTTTACTTACGCGTTATGGTCACCAAAAACGGTGGCTGTTACCTGCGAATAA
- the pyrE gene encoding orotate phosphoribosyltransferase, with product MKDYQRDFIEFALSKGVLKFGEFTLKSGRTSPYFFNAGLFNSGADLARLGRYYATALADSGIEFDVLFGPAYKGIPIASATAISLFEHHQQDVPYCFNRKEAKNHGEGGNLVGSPLQGRIMLVDDVITAGTAIRESMDIVQANNASLAGVLIALDRQERGKGELSAIQEVERDYNAQVIAIVTLTDLVTYLAEQPGQEENLAKVKAYQDLYGI from the coding sequence ATGAAAGACTATCAACGCGACTTTATAGAATTTGCTTTAAGTAAAGGCGTGCTGAAGTTTGGTGAGTTCACCTTAAAATCAGGCCGCACCAGCCCTTACTTTTTTAACGCCGGCTTATTTAACAGCGGCGCTGATTTAGCCCGGCTGGGACGTTATTACGCCACTGCTTTAGCCGACTCAGGCATTGAATTCGACGTGCTGTTCGGCCCGGCTTATAAAGGCATTCCTATTGCCAGTGCCACGGCTATCAGCCTATTCGAGCACCATCAGCAGGATGTGCCTTATTGCTTTAACCGCAAAGAAGCCAAAAACCATGGCGAAGGCGGTAACTTAGTGGGTTCACCCTTGCAGGGCCGCATTATGCTGGTCGATGACGTGATTACTGCAGGCACCGCAATTCGCGAGTCGATGGACATAGTGCAGGCGAATAACGCCAGCCTGGCCGGGGTATTGATTGCTCTGGATCGTCAGGAACGGGGCAAAGGCGAGCTGTCTGCGATTCAGGAAGTTGAGCGGGATTACAATGCCCAGGTTATTGCTATAGTGACCTTAACCGACCTGGTTACCTACCTGGCTGAACAGCCGGGGCAGGAAGAGAATCTGGCGAAAGTAAAAGCTTATCAGGATTTATACGGCATCTAA
- the rph gene encoding ribonuclease PH has product MRPDGRTAQQIRPVTITRNYTRHAEGSVLIEFGDTKVLCNASVEKGVPRFLKGKGQGWVTAEYGMLPRATHTRSGREASRGKQGGRTLEIQRLIGRSLRAAIDLSALGENTITVDCDVIQADGGTRTASITGACVAMVDAINHMRKSGMIKVNPLQTMVAAISVGIYKGEPISDLQYEEDSAADTDMNVVMTDSGKIIEVQGTAEGEPFSIDEMNALVELARHSIRELNDLQKEALN; this is encoded by the coding sequence ATGCGCCCAGACGGCCGTACTGCACAACAAATTCGCCCGGTTACTATTACCCGTAACTACACTCGCCACGCAGAAGGCAGCGTACTGATTGAATTCGGCGACACCAAAGTGCTGTGTAATGCCAGCGTTGAAAAAGGCGTACCGCGCTTCTTAAAAGGCAAAGGCCAGGGTTGGGTTACTGCCGAATACGGCATGCTGCCACGGGCTACTCACACCCGCTCTGGGCGTGAAGCCAGCCGCGGCAAGCAAGGTGGCCGTACACTCGAAATCCAACGTCTGATCGGTCGTTCACTGCGTGCTGCTATCGACTTAAGCGCGTTGGGTGAGAACACCATCACTGTAGATTGCGACGTAATTCAGGCCGACGGTGGCACCCGCACTGCCTCTATTACCGGTGCCTGTGTGGCTATGGTCGATGCCATCAATCACATGCGTAAAAGCGGCATGATTAAAGTAAACCCACTGCAAACTATGGTCGCGGCTATTTCTGTAGGTATCTACAAGGGCGAGCCTATCAGTGATTTGCAGTACGAAGAAGATTCAGCTGCCGACACTGATATGAACGTAGTCATGACTGACAGTGGCAAAATCATTGAAGTGCAGGGCACCGCCGAAGGTGAACCTTTCTCTATCGACGAAATGAATGCGCTGGTAGAACTGGCCCGCCATTCGATTCGTGAACTCAACGACCTGCAAAAAGAGGCGCTGAACTAA
- a CDS encoding YicC/YloC family endoribonuclease encodes MIYSMTAYAREEVKGDWGSAVWELRSVNQRYLETYFRLPEQFRGLESVLRERLRKQLQRGKVECHLRFTPSEGADADLVVNEPLAKAVLRGAEWVQSQGGNAGINPLDVLRWPGVISSSELDMDTIQQEMMAGFERVMEDFIANRASEGANMGKLIQDRLDAISKQAGQVREQMPAVLEWQRERLLTKFEEAKIELESQRVEQEMVMLAQKTDVAEELDRLDSHIKETRIALNKGGAVGRRLDFMMQEFNREANTLGSKSINADITNAAVELKVLIEQMREQIQNIE; translated from the coding sequence ATGATTTACAGCATGACCGCGTATGCCCGTGAAGAAGTGAAAGGCGATTGGGGCAGCGCCGTTTGGGAATTACGCTCAGTGAATCAAAGATATCTGGAAACCTATTTTCGTTTGCCCGAGCAGTTTCGCGGCCTGGAAAGTGTCTTACGCGAACGGCTGCGCAAGCAGTTACAACGCGGCAAAGTAGAATGCCATCTGCGTTTTACCCCAAGCGAAGGCGCCGATGCTGACTTGGTGGTTAATGAACCGCTGGCCAAAGCCGTATTGCGTGGCGCCGAGTGGGTTCAGAGCCAGGGCGGTAATGCGGGCATTAACCCGTTAGACGTGCTGCGCTGGCCGGGCGTGATCAGCAGCTCTGAACTGGATATGGATACTATTCAGCAGGAAATGATGGCTGGCTTTGAGCGGGTAATGGAAGACTTCATCGCCAACCGCGCGAGCGAAGGCGCTAACATGGGCAAGCTGATCCAGGACCGTCTGGATGCTATCTCTAAGCAAGCCGGCCAGGTGCGCGAGCAAATGCCCGCCGTGCTGGAATGGCAACGCGAGCGCTTACTGACCAAATTTGAAGAAGCAAAAATCGAACTGGAATCGCAGCGTGTAGAGCAGGAAATGGTCATGCTGGCGCAAAAAACCGACGTCGCTGAAGAACTCGACCGTTTAGACTCGCACATCAAAGAAACCCGCATCGCCCTTAACAAAGGCGGAGCCGTAGGTCGTCGCCTCGACTTCATGATGCAGGAGTTCAACCGCGAAGCCAACACCCTCGGCTCCAAGTCCATCAACGCCGACATCACCAACGCCGCCGTCGAGCTCAAAGTCCTCATCGAGCAGATGCGCGAGCAGATCCAAAACATCGAATAA